ATTTTAGGATCAGGAGATTAGTCCCTAAGCCTAAGATGTTCCGCAAATATGTTTTCCCGTATTCAATTGCGTGAAAGCTACAGTTCAAACTCCTTACTCACCCATCAGCAGAGGATAGGGAAGAAACTACCTCTAGATCGTAGGGTGCAGAGTATGAGAGTTCATTACCATTCTTGATGCACGCATTTCCATCATGAAAGCTTCCTGTGAATTTCTGACTGGGGGATCATTCACCTGCAGCAAGTTAAGATAGAGATCAGTCAAATGCAGGTATTATGTATACACTACAAATTTGCATCCGAATTCAGCAGCCATATTTAAAACATATATGTTGGTCGCTGCTGAAAGGGAACACTCTTGACGGATCTTACACAGCTCACTTCTTACAGAAAGAATGAGCAACAACGTGCTTCATGCTGCTACTCAGTGGAAAATGTATTTATATTTGCTCAATCGAATGTCCTCCATAGTAACAATGACCAAATAATCCTATAGGTAAATGAATcatcatcaaaagcaaaagAGGGAACTCCCCATAACTAGAGAGATCCGAACATACTCTAGCAACATTCACGAGGTGGTTGAAATTGTCAACGATATTTCCAATGTCAGTTTCTACTCTCTGCAAGAGGGTCTTCTGCTTCTGTGCAGCTGATGCTGTCGCAGCTGCAGTGGGCCCACTCCCACTCCCTAAtgctgctcctcctcctctgttCATTATCTGCACACGATCTTTCATATGTATAATTATGCAAGTCTACATTTTAATGCGACACAACAGAACACAACACAGTGGAGAATACCCCATTCTATAGAGATTCTACATAAAACAGCGTATATAATCGAGACAACCTTCTACATAAAACATAGTGTATATAATTGAGACAAATATTCGAACATTCTCAAAAGATCTCAGCAGTGGAGAACCACCAATTATCTAAGTCTCAAGCTATTACAATTAGGCCTTACACAGGAAATTGAGATCAGAATGCACACAAATAGAGTAGATTGGGGAAAATTAGGCAAATGAACAAAATAAGCCAGCGCGAATACAGTCTTACAAGAAAACAACAAGATCAGAACGAAACATAGAGTCATCATTTTAACCTTAAACGAATGGGAAATGAACTCCAGTAATATCATTCAGTTCCCTCCCCAGCCAACTTCCCTTAACCTTTAATCTGCACCAATAGCTCAGCAAGTTTCCAGATTACTAAGGCGCCGCTTTTTCATATGAATTCCAGCAAAAGTCGCTATCTTTTCGATCATGCTCTCCACTAATTATCCCATTTTCATCGTAGTACTTAATTGAGTATCGAACAACAGCACCACAAAATAAAAGTGACGCATGAAGAAGAACGGCAGGAGTCAGATGAAATGTGAAGCAAATGAACAAAGAAAAGGTAAAAGGCCATAGACTTGGCAGATCCCCAATTAGAAGAAGTCAGCAAGCAAATCCCTAAATCGgcaaaaaaatagaattttcaATCGAAGTCATACATTACTAAGATAACCCACCCTAGAATCGAAGATAACCAAAACTAAAATCTTAATCATCATCAAAGATAAGAAATCGAAGAAGTCGGTGTTTACCTGAAAAAGAGATGCTGATGCTTTGAGGCTCGGGTGTTTAACTGATGTCCGGGTTTCCGCGATCGTAGCTgcgaggagaggagagggagggaggggtaTGAAAAAACGGTGCGGAGGCACAGCGCCGGGGGAGGCCGAGAAGAAGGTGGCTCCGGCCTCGGCAGGAAGAGcgcagaggaggaggaagcagTTGAGTTGAGGAGTGGcttttttattgtaataattACAAAACTCAATGGCAAATTCCCATGCACGCACATTCGTCGGAACTCGGCTCATGCGATTTTGCATAACTAATCATTTTCccgtttttgtttatttattttatagttCACTCAGCCATGGTAaatgacataaaaaaaaatcacaaaatttgcgttttttttttttacgttttataacaaattacttttttttttcaaagaaataCATGAACTATTGATTCATCAATGGTTAGAATTTTGTCATAGCTTTCGAGCATGGTCATAAGTTGATTTCAAAAGATACGATTAGTTTTATTTGtgtttcaaataataattttactttaactcgacacaattttattttttttaaattcaataatataaacaTTAATGTGTTATTTTTtgtcatttaataataattttttatccatatttttttctaatcacttttataattaattttttaataataattttttcatatactttttatgattaattttttaataataaattctttatttattttcacatctatatatacatacacacatattATCAcacttcaatttattttttaacaccgacataaaatcaagttgagttaGATTACTTATCCAAATCGAAAACCAAATACAATCAAGAATTTTGAAGTTTTGTTGCATCGGTAATGCCCCAAGGCACTTTTGAGTTTTGACagtatatgaaaattttccaattgTACGTACGTTTATATAATAGGATTCACGAACAGCAACTGTCTGTACAATTAAACTGAACTGAACCATAACCTAAATCCCGACACATCCgatattatttacattttctgCGAACCAGTTGCTATTCACCAATAGTACTGATGGCCTTTGTAAGATAGTGGCGGTGCCTCAAACAGTAGTTCCAGAAGCGTGAGGGAGCGGTTTGATGTCCCGAGCGCGCATGTAACTCAAGAACTGACCAGGCAACTCCTCCAATAGAGCTTGCACCACGGATATCTGACCACCTGCAGTAGAAACAGAACAAGCGTGTCAATTCTTAAGTAGCAAGACAAGCTGGTAGTCGAAAACAAAGTCCGCCACAGGCTCAAGTCATGCATACGTTTCCCACATCAACATTTATGGGAAGCCTGCCAAAAGATTCTTAAGGGGAGATTACCCACCAAGCTATATGGACCAATTCAACTGTTTAAATATTCTTGTTCTTGCAGAAATTTGTGGTATGGTACGGCTTATCAATGCACTATGTATAGGCTTCCCAAAACCATTCCCGATCAAATCATTTCTCAAAAACAGAAAGGGTCCACTGATGACACTGACTCAAACACTTACCATACACTTCTCGCATTGGGACAAACTGCACAATGTCCCTCGTCGCCATCCGACCAGTAGAGCTCTCCAATCGGTTTCCATTATCCGCATCAAGTATCTGAAGAAAGCAAATAAATTGGGGGGATTTGAATCCGTATGCATAAGCTTCTCAACAAAAATACTCTTAGAAGTTCATGCCTGCCGCCTGatataaatttcaatatattcaATATGAGTGTGCTCGTAGGCAATAGTAGCAACATCAAGATGAAAGAAGAGATCATATATACCTCCATTTGCTTAAAGTCAGCACCGCCAACTCCGACTATAAGTACCGAGAGCGGAAGATCTGATGCCCTCACTAAGGCATCCTTTGTTTCTTGGAGGTCAGTAAGGACTCCATCCTACGCATgcaaaatacttttaatttttaaaaccagaaaaataataataacagaTAAGTTATGAGACTCGAATGTCACAGCTCACTGTACCGTGATGATGAGCAGAACATAATATTTATTGTTGTTGTCTAACAGGGACTGCCCAGCAATTTCAGCAGCCTTGTTGATGACTTGACCAAACAAAGTAGGTCCCGCCAGGGAAACATTGTGTATTGCACCCGAATAAGCAGCCATGATGCCTTCGACTCCTTCAACCTATCAATATTAAGAGTTCATGAAGAGCTCAATTGTCACGAGCAAACAACATCAGCAGTTCATATAGATGGAGAACTCAGAACTCGGGCGTACCTCATGGCCACTTGGACTCAAGTTAAAACAGTGTGACACTGAGCCATCGTAAGTCCTTCCACCAAAACCCCAAGCAGGGAAGCGCCTGTCAGAATCATAAAACTGAAGGACCTCTCCAACGTCCATTATAGCCTGTAAAAAATGTGAATTCCTGATTTAGTATGAACCGAAAGtaaaaaaacaatatatatatatatatatatatatatcttgtcTCACATgcatccattaaaaaaaaagtagctTGACCTGCTGATAGGAATTCAACCTCCTGGAAGGATCAATATAATGCAATGAATCAGGACTTCGAGGATTTCCATTAGAAGCTGGAGATTATTCAAAGTCAGAAACACTGATATTCGTATACAAGAGTAGAAAACCCAAACCAACGGAAAGAAAGTAGGAGAGTGGTTTGTATGATGATCTATACCAGTAAAATCAACAGCAACCATAAAATTGAGCTCAAATCCACTCGATATGTAATCCAGAAAGCTAAACTGCGGCTTCTCACTGAATTGCTCCACAAAAAGCTGACCTTTGAGAACctacaatatatataagatcaGAAAACGAAAGGCAACTTCTAGGCATTACACattgtcataattatatatgttcaGAATGATAAAACACCTTTTCACGCCCACGGTTCAAAGAAGCTGGTAAAACAAAGTTTGCACCAGTCCTATCCCGGTGAAGTTTCTCGAGGTCTGCTATAGATTTCTTGAGTGTACtgatataaaagaaaattaaagattaaTATTATTTCGATCAATAAAGTAGGATAAAGGTTTTTTAGAGTAAGGATGAGGAATAGGAAATTATTTATGCTGTTATGTATTAACTCCTACCCCATGAATTGATGACTGCCATCtgaatcaaaatcaaagcaCTCAATCTCTAGGGGGTTCTCCTGTAAAGAAGGCAAAATAAGAGGAACGAAAATGAGTGGAAAAGCTTTTACGAATAATAACTTCTTAATCAAATTCTACAATGTCTCTCAGAAAGCTTGCCTTGCTTCCAAATTGTCGCATGCTTAGACTTATAGGCCTCCAAATTGGGTTCAAGTTATTATTCACCACTTCAGTCTTGCAAATTGGTACCAAATTCCCTGTCTCAACTATTCTGGATATTCTCAAGAATGGATCCTACAAaagttgggggggggggggggggagagaaAAAGGCAGAATGAGCCAGTAGAATTTCCTTACTAATCTCACTATAATGGAAAAGAGAGAAACCGAAATTTCTGAAATAGAAGTCTGAaagcatacacttttagaaaACAAGTCTTTGTTATCCAAATTGGTACAGCGAAAAGTTATATTGACAACAGTCTTTGAAGCAACTGGCTCTTCGGCATGGACGGTAAGAGTGCCCAGGTTTCTAGGGCCAACTTGTCCATGCTTGTTTTGCAAATTTATAGTCAAACTACAATTTCGTTGAGTCACTATCTGCAAAACACATGAAGCAAAAAAGGTCAGTAAATATTTGTCCATACTTTCCCGATTGAAACCAAGTGTACATAGAAGAAACAATCATGGTCAAACCTCGGACAGCACACAGGTAGCTTCTCCAAGAAACTCTTGATCCTTCAGATTCAGAGCCTGCACGCAACACATGCACTAACTTAATTCTAGAACTTCCATGCCATCTGCTTTGTGCCAGTCATCTTGACACAGTTCAACTTATTGACATAGAAATGAAATGATGTAATTAGAACAGTCGAAAGATTAACGCACCTTCACTGGTAAGTTGTGATACTTGGTGTCAACATCATACACATGAAtgctgaaaagaaaaaagagatccaaaggaaaaaaaatgaattttatctCGACTGAAGACTGGAATTTATGCTTAGGATAAGTAAATGACAGCCCTGAGAAAACTTACACTAAATTCTGAACCATCTCAAACTGATAGGAGACAGAAACCTTTTGGATCCAAGCAGGATCTAGACTGTTCAATACAACTTCTGTCCGCCCAAGTTCCTCGAGCCTCCCATCTCTTTTCTTTAGGTACACAACTGCCATGGGGTCACTCTACGTACAAAGCCAGCATATAGAAATTCAGCGTCAACCTACATGACATTTACAACcacatcttttctttttaattgcATCATAGTCTCATTAGCACGCAAAATACAGCACCGAACCGCGTATCTAACAGACCAAGTAGCTATTATGGAAGTGGcctatcattttcttttgccATATATAATGGCTTTCCAGTTACATAATagcttattaaaaaaaaaaaaaaagcccttCTTGAATATTTTGTCATTTATTATAAGCATTATAACCAGCCTATCCAGCTGAATGATGATTTTTTGCATTTCTttgataaatagaaaaattaatcaaagcaACAGAGATGTAACTTTAGAACTTGTTCTTACTGGTTCAGAAACAGAAAGTTGAGTAGAAAAGCAATTGCCAGCAGGCGGGTAGTCTCACAGAGAGTTTATCATTTGACTAAAAGTTCGCTACTGTTTGGCATCATCTCAAAATATAACGAAAGAATATAAATAAGTTATCAGAAACATGTACAAGGAATAAATTGGAAGATCCATGATATACATGGTGTAAGATGTAATAAGATCTAGAACTTGCAGCATGATGCTCTAGAGCAAAATAAGTTCACCTCTTCACTGCCTCCTATTAAACAAAGAACAATTGGTAAcatgaagaaagaaagaacttACCTTAGATAAGATGTCACGATCACGTAACTTTGATGCAGACATGGACAACTGCAATCAGCCACCAAAGATACATCTACCATCAGttgtaataatataataagcTAATGAAGTAAAAAGAATGGAGTGAGTAGAGCTAACTAAGTGAATTAAAACTCTTAAATATAAACAGATTGTTCGGATTAAGTCCTTACATGTATTGCGATAAATATGACTATGAGAAAGGTTCGTCAAGAAAATACTGTATATAACACCTCAAATGTTTCTTTTATGACCAAGCCGTCAAACAGCTTTCAATTCATAGAAGGTTCTACTTTTGTCACGCTAGATTACGGGGTAAAACGCATAAATGATTGTCCTATAAGATGGTGATGGTGTAGAAGCCAGACACAGCATAATGTGATGCAGAATACTATCATACTACAGCACGAAAATTCTACCATCCCCTCATGGACCCAGTGGCCTCCTGTAACCCTTAGATAAACTTTGTGTATTGAGTCTCATAAAATATGTCGATCTACTTATTGTTTAAAAGCTGTCAGAACAGTCACTAGAAAAATGACGTAAGTTTCCTGTAGCAACATTGGACAACTATTTAAGTGCCACCTTTCGTCCTTGGGAATGATGGATTTCTTTATGCTGATAACACTAACAAAGGCATAGCAGGAAAAGTATTTTACTCTGTAGAGGGATATATGTCAAAGACAATCTTTCAAAAAGAGGTTAGATCACAGAAGATGAAGCTGTAAGTCTTTTGATGGACGATGAATTTGTAAGTCCGAAAATATAACACCAATCCCCCACAACTCTATTAGATCTCTGAAAGGCTGATATCAGTTGAACAGTTGGAGACCCAATCTACTCATTGTGCGATGCAGTTCTTAGGGTACAATAAGGGGTTGTCGCTACATCAAAAGTGCATGCTCTAGGACAAGACTACGACAATTCAATGCGGTAAGCCGTGGTTTCCGCGGGAAATAGTACGTCCCAATAATAAGCTCGACTTTCAGTCGAAAAATGTATTAGGAAAAGCAGCATATTCTGCAACAGATAAACCAAAGGGACGCAGAAAGATTCCTCGGTCTATCTACTGTTTCGAACACAATTTCCTCAAATGGGGACCACAATGTCAAGAAGCTCAAGAACAAATTAGCAACAGAAATCAATCCTCTTGATCACTCACTCGTATAATGATAAAATAGAATGTCGAATCAGCTGTAGGAGACGAGTGATAAAGAACAGAAGGCGACAAATAAAGTTGATTTCTTTTGACCTTGACTTAAACAAAAGGCAGACAATCATTAAGAAAACGAAAACATGTTCCCAGATATCAAATTCTATATACCTCGAGCGGAGTGCAGAGCGCCTGTTGACATCGAGCTCGGTAGAACATGTCAACAGCGTCGTTGGGACCACCAATAATGCTCGAGCTTCCTCCGCCTCCATAGGGCGGGTAACGGGTCCCTCCCACCGCCTGCATTCCTCCTTTCACATCCGAAAAGCATGCCCCCATCGTTGTCCCTCAACCCCTCAAATTACTTCAAGAAAACTGGGCAACCCTTGATTCCCTCCCTTCTTCTCCAAACTCCGGTGGGACGATGaaccctctccctctcttatAAAGGGGTCCCGAAGCGCATTTGTAACTGATGAAACTGGGAACGGCTCTATCGGTTCTCGACGCGTCCTGCTATAATTGGTAAGCTAAAACCTAACTTGTATATACACACGCCAATTGAGCGAAACAGATTCGGTTGAGTCTCGGGCCCGAATCAAAGGTTTCCCCAATTAAGAATCAGCGGAATTTGCCACTTCCCACCAGAATCCACCATGGGAGATTTATAGGGATCTTCCAGTTCTTACCCGTAGACTTGCCGTTGCAGAGGGGAAGATGCGAAACGGTTTCGCGCCAAGATCAATGAGGAAGGCGAGTTGAATCATGACAAAGGAAGAAGAATATTCATCCATTCAAATTCATGAGTTCgagaaaataaacaaagtCGGAAAGTGGATGGAAATTGGATAGAAAATTCGGGAAGgacttccttttcttttcttttatttttgacttgaaaataattctttttattaactTTTTCACCAAGGAGGTCCCACAAGGAAAATTATAATAGAAGGTAGGAAATGATGAGTGAATTTCAAGGTGGCGTTTTGATTGGCCGATTCTAGGTGGGATTTTTTTACCTAGAAACCGTCGAGTTTCTTGGATTTGGCAGGAAATTCGAGTACaatttggttttaaagtaaaattttaaaattaaattttgattttgaaaaagagtgatataaatggttatgtatggagcccaccatttgactttatatgagttattttgttttgttgtgaaaaaaagagtGACATAAATGAGGTTCAccttttgactttatatgagttattttgttttattgttcgtaaaattaagttaaagtgtgatttttttaaaatccctctttgaaatcaaacaagtCATTATAAAATCCATTAATATCAATACAAATATTCTAATATGATATTATCATGGCTTTTTCAATAATAACCTAATAAGCATAGTAATATCATATTCCCTTAAATTTGACGTTTCCAATTTTTCAAGCTTATTTTCTCGTTaatctaattttcttttaaattaataGTCAACGGACCAAATGCTTCCAAGAAAAAATTgttcggaaaaaaaaaagaaaaataagtagACGTGTAAGTGAAAGTCGCAAGAttcgaaaaattgaaaataaaaaattctttttatgaGTAAAATGGAACGAATCAGTCTTCCCTGACctcaaaagaaaatcaaaatttttggATCCTTACATGAATTTTAGgtgtttttcaatttaaaaaaaaaaaccacataCAAAATGGTTCCTGACACgatcaaaattaatatttttatagttttatttcttaaataatataaaatatatgtaatatttataatatttaattttaatctaatatctataataactaataatgATCTAATATCTAACACTATTATTTAAGTAAGAGTTGGATTTCGTAACAACCTCCATATTTATAGgattattgaaaaattcaaaataacattttattcttattttcaatatcatacaattcaaaataaaataaaaaatttaaagaataaTATTGTCCATTTACAATGTTTGACTCAACCATCCACTTCATCCTTGAAGTTTTGGAGCCATCAATTTCGTCGTTAAAGATTGAATTTCCCCATCAATCTAGTCCCTCAATCCAACCATTGTTTAAAGAGACTCAAACGCATCCAAAAAATaatgtttaattaaatttttaaaaaataaaaataataacaaaggATATGGGTAACAGGTTCGGCAATAGTGAATCCCGATGGGACACCTTCCCCCATCCTATTCTCGCCAACCCTCGCCTCCTCTGTCGTTTCCCCTCTTGTTGTTTCCCTCATATCTAAAATGCACCCAACCCCAACCCCACCATCAATATGTGTGTATGCAACCTATTTTTCCCTCATCTGAAGTTTAATCTTTTCCATTCTCTCCCCTTCACTCTCTCTGTTCTCTCAGTCTTACAATTTTCGTTAGTCCCCGTTTTCTCGTAGGCCAAAGAAAGGAATCTACAAATTTTTGGGCTCAAGGATCTCTAACAATTGTTGAAGAGCTCCTTTTTATTCGACCTTAGCTCTGAACCTCTGTAAGTTTTTCACAGGCTGAAGGCCAAGAAAATGGACGATCATGACGATGAGGAAGCAACCACCTCAGATTTCAACACCAACGTCGGAGCGACATAGAT
Above is a window of Punica granatum isolate Tunisia-2019 chromosome 7, ASM765513v2, whole genome shotgun sequence DNA encoding:
- the LOC116215455 gene encoding protein BONZAI 3-like isoform X1, translating into MGACFSDVKGGMQAVGGTRYPPYGGGGSSSIIGGPNDAVDMFYRARCQQALCTPLELSMSASKLRDRDILSKSDPMAVVYLKKRDGRLEELGRTEVVLNSLDPAWIQKVSVSYQFEMVQNLVIHVYDVDTKYHNLPVKALNLKDQEFLGEATCVLSEIVTQRNCSLTINLQNKHGQVGPRNLGTLTVHAEEPVASKTVVNITFRCTNLDNKDLFSKSDPFLRISRIVETGNLVPICKTEVVNNNLNPIWRPISLSMRQFGSKENPLEIECFDFDSDGSHQFMGTLKKSIADLEKLHRDRTGANFVLPASLNRGREKVLKGQLFVEQFSEKPQFSFLDYISSGFELNFMVAVDFTASNGNPRSPDSLHYIDPSRRLNSYQQAIMDVGEVLQFYDSDRRFPAWGFGGRTYDGSVSHCFNLSPSGHEVEGVEGIMAAYSGAIHNVSLAGPTLFGQVINKAAEIAGQSLLDNNNKYYVLLIITDGVLTDLQETKDALVRASDLPLSVLIVGVGGADFKQMEILDADNGNRLESSTGRMATRDIVQFVPMREVYGGQISVVQALLEELPGQFLSYMRARDIKPLPHASGTTV
- the LOC116215455 gene encoding protein BONZAI 3-like isoform X2, with the protein product MAVVYLKKRDGRLEELGRTEVVLNSLDPAWIQKVSVSYQFEMVQNLVIHVYDVDTKYHNLPVKALNLKDQEFLGEATCVLSEIVTQRNCSLTINLQNKHGQVGPRNLGTLTVHAEEPVASKTVVNITFRCTNLDNKDLFSKSDPFLRISRIVETGNLVPICKTEVVNNNLNPIWRPISLSMRQFGSKENPLEIECFDFDSDGSHQFMGTLKKSIADLEKLHRDRTGANFVLPASLNRGREKVLKGQLFVEQFSEKPQFSFLDYISSGFELNFMVAVDFTASNGNPRSPDSLHYIDPSRRLNSYQQAIMDVGEVLQFYDSDRRFPAWGFGGRTYDGSVSHCFNLSPSGHEVEGVEGIMAAYSGAIHNVSLAGPTLFGQVINKAAEIAGQSLLDNNNKYYVLLIITDGVLTDLQETKDALVRASDLPLSVLIVGVGGADFKQMEILDADNGNRLESSTGRMATRDIVQFVPMREVYGGQISVVQALLEELPGQFLSYMRARDIKPLPHASGTTV